A portion of the Burkholderiales bacterium genome contains these proteins:
- the ubiD gene encoding 4-hydroxy-3-polyprenylbenzoate decarboxylase, with the protein MKYQDLRDFIAQLEKLGELKRVAAEVDPRLEMTEICDRVLKSQGPAILFEKPKGHSIPVLGNLFGTVKRVALGMGGESVEALREVGKLLAYLKEPDPPQGLKDAWDKLPVLKQVLNMAPKEISGAPCQEIVWEGGNVDLSRLPIQTCWPEDAGPQITWGLTVTRGPHKKRQNLGIYRQQVIAPNKVIMRWLSARGGALDFRDHTLAHPGTPFPVAVALGADPATLLGAVTPVPDTLSEYQFAGLLRGAKTEVVKCLSHDLQVPASAEIVLEGAIHPEETALEGPFGDHTGYYNEQERFPVFTIQRITMRHQPIYHSTYTGKPPDEPAILGVALNEVFVPLLQKQFPEITDFYLPPEGCSYRLACVSMKKQYPGHAKRVMFGIWSFLRQFMYTKFIIVTDDDVNIRDWKEVIWAVTTRVDPRRDTLLVENTPIDYLDFASPVSGLGGKMAIDATNKWPAETTRQWGRPIKMDEAVKRRIDALWKELGL; encoded by the coding sequence ATGAAATACCAGGATCTCCGCGACTTCATCGCGCAACTGGAAAAGCTGGGCGAGCTCAAGCGCGTCGCCGCTGAAGTCGATCCGCGGCTGGAAATGACCGAAATCTGCGACCGCGTTCTGAAATCGCAAGGACCGGCGATTCTGTTTGAAAAACCCAAGGGCCACAGCATTCCGGTGCTGGGCAATTTATTCGGCACGGTGAAGCGCGTGGCGCTCGGCATGGGCGGGGAGTCAGTCGAAGCGTTGCGTGAAGTTGGGAAGCTCCTTGCCTATCTCAAGGAGCCCGACCCGCCGCAAGGCTTGAAAGATGCCTGGGATAAACTACCGGTGCTGAAACAAGTGCTCAACATGGCGCCGAAGGAAATTTCCGGCGCGCCCTGCCAGGAAATCGTGTGGGAAGGCGGGAACGTGGATTTATCGCGCCTGCCGATCCAAACTTGCTGGCCGGAAGACGCCGGGCCGCAGATCACCTGGGGGCTGACCGTTACCCGAGGGCCGCACAAGAAGCGGCAGAACCTGGGTATTTACCGCCAGCAGGTGATTGCGCCGAACAAAGTGATCATGCGATGGCTTAGCGCAAGGGGCGGCGCGCTGGATTTTCGCGACCACACGCTCGCGCACCCCGGGACGCCTTTTCCGGTGGCCGTGGCGTTGGGCGCGGACCCCGCGACCCTGCTCGGCGCGGTGACGCCGGTGCCGGACACCTTGAGCGAATATCAGTTTGCGGGGCTGTTGCGCGGCGCCAAGACCGAAGTGGTGAAATGCTTAAGCCACGATTTGCAGGTGCCGGCAAGCGCCGAAATCGTTTTAGAAGGCGCGATTCATCCGGAAGAAACCGCGCTCGAAGGCCCATTTGGCGATCACACCGGCTATTACAACGAGCAGGAACGCTTTCCGGTATTTACGATTCAACGGATTACGATGCGCCACCAACCGATTTACCACAGCACCTATACCGGCAAGCCCCCGGATGAACCGGCGATTCTGGGCGTGGCGTTAAATGAAGTGTTTGTGCCGCTGTTGCAAAAACAGTTTCCGGAAATCACCGATTTCTATCTGCCGCCGGAAGGCTGCTCCTATCGTCTCGCCTGCGTAAGCATGAAAAAGCAGTACCCTGGCCACGCCAAGCGCGTGATGTTTGGCATCTGGTCGTTCCTGCGCCAGTTCATGTACACCAAGTTCATCATCGTCACCGACGATGATGTGAACATCCGCGACTGGAAAGAGGTGATTTGGGCGGTGACGACGCGCGTGGATCCCCGGCGCGATACGCTGCTGGTGGAAAACACGCCGATTGATTATCTGGATTTTGCCAGCCCCGTTTCCGGCTTGGGCGGCAAGATGGCCATCGATGCTACAAATAAATGGCCGGCGGAAACAACCCGTCAGTGGGGACGGCCGATCAAAATGGACGAGGCGGTTAAGCGGCGAATCGACGCGCTTTGGAAAGAGCTTGGGCTGTAG
- a CDS encoding outer membrane beta-barrel protein, with protein sequence MKFHPLISLVLGGLLLPLAVSAQNYDGQGYAEAGYGADSTLLRYSGGVGLKYPALMGHYYQFGKYLGAELGNIGNGNGLSTPYAFASKSRNFMGVGTLPIGDKFSLFGKFGVAKSSSDYGQNLSIPSYVRERNSDLTYGIGLKYNYNPNLNLRLGWDRYNSLGGEDTYNSQNEVRWFSLGLGLRF encoded by the coding sequence ATGAAATTCCATCCTTTAATTTCCCTGGTCTTGGGCGGCCTACTCCTGCCCTTGGCGGTAAGCGCGCAGAATTATGACGGTCAAGGCTACGCTGAAGCGGGCTACGGCGCGGACTCGACCCTGCTCAGATATAGTGGCGGCGTGGGTTTGAAATACCCCGCCCTCATGGGGCACTATTACCAGTTTGGAAAATATCTGGGCGCCGAACTCGGCAACATCGGTAATGGCAACGGCCTGTCGACGCCTTATGCCTTCGCTTCAAAAAGCCGGAATTTCATGGGAGTCGGTACGCTGCCCATCGGCGATAAATTCTCCCTTTTTGGCAAGTTCGGCGTCGCCAAATCCAGCTCGGATTATGGGCAGAACCTGAGCATCCCTTCTTATGTGCGGGAAAGAAACTCCGACCTCACTTACGGCATCGGGCTTAAATACAACTACAACCCGAATCTTAACCTGCGCCTAGGATGGGATCGCTACAACAGTCTGGGCGGGGAAGATACTTACAACAGCCAAAACGAAGTGCGCTGGTTCTCGCTTGGCCTCGGGCTGAGATTCTAG
- the dacB gene encoding D-alanyl-D-alanine carboxypeptidase/D-alanyl-D-alanine-endopeptidase, whose product MILLLFFSPLAAAERPPAPINQALKHAGLNAEHVGIFIQEVNAKTPVLVYGADHPFNPASTMKLVTTYAGLELLGPAYTWKTEFYANGTLEGGVLNGDLIIKGYGNPRLTLENFWLMLRELKLRGLSEIRGDLVLDRGYFKIENGDPFRFDNEPYRPYNVAPDALLLNFKSIRLQFIPDIDKKTVKVIADPKPLQLEIVNNLILADESCGDWKAKEASDIQTTPQSARIVLNGGYPLGCGEQIWQVALFSHPQYVYSVFKELWQELGGKIKGTVREAETPAEARLLFSGESVTLGEAVRDINKWSNNVMTRQLFLTIGAETSHLPATPEQSALAIKQWLAEKSLSFPEMVLENGAGLSRNERISARHLGLILLAAYKSPLMPELIASLPLASVDGTMKKRLNGSGVSGRAHLKTGSLEGVKAIAGYVLDHQGRMVVVVCLVNHPRAGDTEPLQDALLQWVYQRR is encoded by the coding sequence TTGATTTTACTATTATTTTTTTCACCGCTGGCGGCGGCGGAACGCCCGCCTGCGCCGATCAACCAGGCGCTGAAACACGCGGGATTAAATGCAGAGCATGTCGGCATCTTCATTCAAGAAGTGAATGCCAAAACCCCAGTGCTGGTTTATGGCGCGGACCATCCGTTCAATCCGGCTTCCACCATGAAGCTGGTCACAACTTACGCAGGCTTGGAACTCCTCGGGCCGGCTTACACCTGGAAAACCGAGTTTTACGCCAACGGCACGCTAGAGGGCGGGGTATTGAATGGCGACCTGATCATCAAGGGCTACGGCAATCCCAGGCTCACACTGGAAAATTTCTGGCTGATGCTGCGCGAGCTGAAACTGCGGGGCTTAAGCGAAATCCGCGGCGATCTGGTTTTGGACCGCGGCTATTTCAAAATCGAAAACGGCGATCCTTTCCGCTTCGATAATGAACCGTACCGCCCTTACAACGTCGCTCCGGATGCGCTGCTACTTAATTTCAAGAGCATCCGCCTACAATTTATTCCCGATATCGACAAGAAAACAGTGAAGGTGATTGCCGACCCCAAGCCGCTGCAGCTTGAAATCGTCAATAACCTCATTCTCGCGGATGAATCCTGCGGCGACTGGAAAGCCAAGGAAGCAAGCGACATTCAAACCACCCCCCAATCCGCGCGCATCGTGCTGAATGGCGGTTATCCCCTGGGCTGCGGCGAGCAAATCTGGCAGGTGGCGCTTTTCAGCCATCCGCAATACGTCTACAGCGTGTTCAAGGAACTGTGGCAGGAATTGGGTGGAAAGATCAAAGGCACTGTGCGCGAAGCGGAAACGCCGGCTGAAGCGCGCCTTCTATTCAGCGGAGAGTCGGTGACACTGGGCGAGGCGGTGCGCGACATCAATAAATGGAGCAACAACGTGATGACGCGGCAGCTGTTCCTGACGATAGGCGCGGAAACTTCGCACCTGCCCGCCACGCCGGAACAATCCGCGCTGGCGATCAAGCAATGGCTCGCAGAAAAGAGCTTGTCATTCCCCGAGATGGTTCTGGAAAACGGGGCCGGATTGTCGCGGAATGAGCGGATCAGCGCAAGACACCTGGGCCTGATTTTGCTTGCCGCCTATAAAAGCCCGCTGATGCCGGAACTGATTGCCTCGCTGCCGCTGGCGTCGGTGGATGGCACGATGAAAAAACGGCTGAACGGCAGCGGCGTTTCGGGGAGAGCGCATCTCAAGACCGGGAGTCTTGAGGGCGTCAAAGCCATCGCCGGCTACGTGCTCGACCACCAAGGCCGGATGGTCGTCGTGGTGTGCCTCGTCAACCATCCGCGCGCCGGCGACACCGAACCGCTGCAGGACGCGTTGTTGCAATGGGTTTACCAGCGCAGGTAA
- the bioA gene encoding adenosylmethionine--8-amino-7-oxononanoate transaminase — protein MGNREFLARSLTAVWHPCTQMKVHETLPLIPIKEGKGIWLYDFDGGRYLDAISSWWVNLFGHSNPRINGALIEQLEKLEHVLLAGFTHEPVIELSERLSKLAPRGLGHCFYGSDGASSIEIALKMSFHFWRNSGRAEKTDFISLENGYHGETLGALSVTDIALFKDTYAPLLRHCAHVVSPDWRFAEPGEYSLQYALRCAEKLETHLSEHHQEIAAFIVEPLVQCAGGMAMYHPEYLKRARQICDRYSVHLIADEIAVGFGRTGTLFACQQAGITPDFLCLSKGITGGYLPLSVVMTTDTVYQAFYHDEVARGFLHSHSYTGNALACRAALATLDIFEQDQVIQANYNKSAQFTKIAKPLSQHPKVKDFRNTGMIWAFEVTTNDKNFTRNFYHAALEAELLLRPLGNTVYFMPPYIINEEEMHLLLDRTAGLLEKF, from the coding sequence GTGGGAAACAGGGAATTTCTGGCACGCAGTCTCACCGCCGTATGGCATCCCTGTACCCAAATGAAAGTCCACGAGACCCTGCCGCTCATTCCCATCAAAGAAGGCAAAGGCATCTGGCTTTATGATTTTGACGGCGGGCGTTATCTCGACGCCATCAGCTCGTGGTGGGTCAATCTCTTCGGTCACTCCAATCCGCGCATCAACGGCGCGCTCATCGAACAGCTGGAAAAGCTCGAGCATGTGCTCCTCGCCGGCTTTACCCACGAGCCGGTGATTGAATTATCCGAGCGTTTGAGCAAGCTCGCGCCGCGCGGGCTGGGACATTGCTTCTATGGCAGCGACGGGGCATCCAGCATCGAAATCGCGCTCAAGATGAGTTTTCATTTCTGGCGCAACAGCGGGCGCGCCGAAAAGACCGATTTTATCAGCCTCGAAAATGGCTATCACGGCGAAACGCTGGGCGCGCTTTCGGTCACCGATATCGCGCTTTTCAAGGATACCTATGCGCCGCTGCTGCGTCACTGCGCACACGTTGTTTCCCCCGACTGGCGTTTTGCCGAGCCCGGTGAATACAGCCTGCAATACGCCCTGCGCTGCGCTGAAAAACTGGAAACCCATTTAAGCGAGCATCATCAGGAGATCGCCGCCTTCATCGTCGAGCCTCTGGTGCAATGCGCAGGCGGCATGGCAATGTATCATCCCGAATATCTAAAACGCGCGCGGCAGATTTGCGACCGGTATTCGGTGCATCTGATTGCCGATGAAATCGCCGTGGGTTTTGGCCGCACCGGCACGCTGTTCGCCTGCCAGCAGGCGGGCATCACTCCGGACTTTCTGTGTCTTTCAAAAGGCATCACCGGCGGCTATCTGCCGCTTTCAGTCGTCATGACCACCGACACCGTTTACCAGGCGTTCTACCACGACGAAGTGGCGCGAGGTTTTCTGCACTCGCATTCTTATACCGGCAACGCGCTCGCCTGCCGCGCCGCGCTGGCGACGCTGGACATCTTTGAGCAGGACCAGGTAATTCAGGCCAACTACAACAAATCCGCGCAGTTCACCAAAATCGCCAAGCCGCTTTCGCAGCACCCCAAAGTCAAGGATTTTCGCAACACCGGCATGATTTGGGCCTTTGAGGTGACCACCAACGATAAAAATTTCACGCGAAATTTCTATCACGCGGCGCTGGAGGCGGAACTGTTGCTGCGGCCGCTGGGGAATACCGTGTATTTCATGCCGCCCTATATCATCAACGAAGAAGAAATGCATTTGCTGTTGGACAGAACCGCAGGCCTTCTGGAGAAATTCTGA
- the groES gene encoding co-chaperone GroES yields the protein MKIRPLHDRVIVKRLEEERKTASGIVIPDTAAEKPDQGEIVAVGKGKILEDGKVRPLDVKVGDKVLFGKYSGQTVKVKGEELLVMREEDIMGVVE from the coding sequence ATGAAAATTCGTCCTTTACATGACCGGGTTATTGTCAAGCGCCTGGAAGAAGAACGCAAGACGGCTTCCGGCATCGTGATTCCCGACACCGCCGCGGAAAAGCCCGACCAAGGTGAAATCGTCGCCGTCGGCAAGGGCAAAATTCTTGAAGACGGCAAAGTCCGGCCGCTCGATGTGAAAGTCGGCGACAAAGTGCTGTTTGGCAAGTATTCAGGCCAGACGGTGAAAGTCAAAGGCGAGGAGCTTCTGGTGATGCGCGAAGAAGACATCATGGGCGTGGTTGAGTAA
- the groL gene encoding chaperonin GroEL (60 kDa chaperone family; promotes refolding of misfolded polypeptides especially under stressful conditions; forms two stacked rings of heptamers to form a barrel-shaped 14mer; ends can be capped by GroES; misfolded proteins enter the barrel where they are refolded when GroES binds) yields MAAKDVRFSEAARAKMFAGVNILADAVKITLGPKGRNVVLERSYGAPTITKDGVSVAKEIELKDKFENMGAQMVKEVASKTSDVAGDGTTTATVLAQSIIQEGMKYVAAGMNPMDLKRGIDKAVTATVEELKKISKPCTTQKEIAQVGAISANADASIGDKIAEAMEKVGKEGVITVEDGSSLEMELDVVEGMQFDRGYLSPYFINNADKQIALLENPYVLLYDKKISNIRDLLPMLEQVAKAGKPLLIVAEEVEGEALATLVVNNLRGILKTCAVKAPGFGDRRKAMLEDIGVLTGGTVIAEELGLTLEKATLKDLGQAKRVEVAKEDTTIIDGAGDSKNIEARVKQIRKQIDDATSDYDKEKLQERVAKLAGGVAVIKVGAATEVEMKEKKARVEDALHATRAAVEEGIVAGGGVALLRARANIKVKGDNLDQDAGVKIVMRALEEPLRQIVANAGEEPSVVANKVKEGKGNFGYNAQTNEYGDLVEMGVLDPTKVTRYALQNAASIAGLMLTTDCMVAELVEDKPVPGGGMGGMDM; encoded by the coding sequence ATGGCAGCTAAAGACGTAAGATTCAGTGAAGCCGCGCGCGCGAAGATGTTCGCCGGCGTGAATATCCTCGCCGATGCGGTGAAAATAACCCTCGGCCCCAAGGGCCGCAACGTGGTGCTTGAGCGCTCCTACGGCGCCCCCACCATCACCAAGGACGGTGTGTCGGTGGCCAAGGAAATCGAGCTCAAGGACAAGTTCGAGAACATGGGCGCGCAGATGGTGAAGGAAGTGGCATCGAAAACTTCCGATGTGGCGGGGGACGGCACTACCACCGCGACCGTGCTGGCGCAGTCCATCATTCAGGAAGGCATGAAGTACGTGGCCGCCGGCATGAATCCGATGGATTTAAAGCGCGGCATAGACAAGGCGGTTACGGCGACCGTTGAGGAACTCAAGAAAATTTCCAAGCCCTGCACTACTCAGAAGGAAATTGCTCAAGTCGGTGCAATTTCCGCTAACGCTGACGCCTCCATCGGTGACAAAATTGCCGAAGCCATGGAGAAAGTCGGCAAGGAAGGCGTGATTACCGTGGAAGACGGATCGTCGCTGGAAATGGAGCTCGATGTCGTGGAAGGCATGCAGTTCGACCGCGGCTATCTCTCGCCGTATTTCATCAACAACGCTGACAAGCAAATTGCGCTGCTGGAAAACCCCTACGTGCTGCTGTACGACAAGAAGATATCCAATATCCGCGATCTCCTGCCGATGCTGGAGCAGGTGGCGAAAGCCGGCAAGCCGCTGCTGATTGTCGCGGAGGAAGTGGAAGGCGAAGCGCTGGCCACTCTGGTAGTCAACAACCTTCGTGGCATTCTCAAGACCTGCGCGGTGAAAGCGCCGGGCTTCGGCGACCGCCGCAAGGCCATGCTCGAGGATATCGGGGTTCTCACTGGCGGCACGGTGATTGCGGAAGAACTCGGGCTCACTCTGGAAAAAGCCACGCTTAAGGATCTCGGACAGGCGAAGCGCGTCGAGGTGGCGAAAGAAGACACCACCATCATTGACGGCGCAGGCGATTCTAAGAACATCGAAGCGCGGGTGAAGCAAATCCGCAAGCAAATCGACGACGCCACCAGCGACTACGACAAGGAGAAGCTGCAGGAGCGCGTAGCCAAGCTCGCCGGCGGGGTGGCGGTGATCAAAGTCGGCGCCGCGACCGAAGTCGAGATGAAGGAAAAGAAAGCCCGTGTCGAGGACGCGCTGCACGCGACCCGCGCCGCGGTGGAAGAAGGCATCGTCGCCGGCGGCGGCGTCGCGCTGCTTCGCGCGAGGGCCAATATCAAGGTTAAGGGCGACAACCTCGATCAGGACGCGGGCGTCAAAATCGTGATGCGCGCGCTAGAAGAGCCGCTGCGCCAAATCGTGGCCAATGCCGGAGAGGAGCCTTCAGTGGTGGCGAACAAAGTCAAGGAAGGCAAAGGCAATTTCGGCTACAACGCGCAGACTAACGAATACGGCGATCTGGTGGAGATGGGCGTGCTCGACCCGACCAAGGTCACCCGTTATGCCCTGCAAAACGCGGCCTCCATCGCCGGCCTCATGTTGACCACCGACTGCATGGTGGCGGAACTGGTTGAAGACAAGCCCGTTCCTGGCGGGGGCATGGGCGGCATGGATATGTAA
- a CDS encoding CaiB/BaiF CoA-transferase family protein, translating to MGPLAGLKVIELAHIMAGPICGMLLADMGADVIKVEKFPGGDDTRRFGIPDIRGESSAFIVMNRNKRGIAVDLKQPAGKDVLRRLLATADVVTENYRKGTMEKLGLGYDGLAKVNPGLIYCEISGYGRTGPYSDKPGFDLIAQGMSGLMSITGEPGQPPIKCGGPVTDVGAGVLAALGIVSAYIHRLKTGQGQRVDTSLFEAGIIQTYWQAAYFFATGTAAPAMGSGNLTSAPYQAFQTSDGWVNVGAANQANWERLIAVLNTPELGADPRFASNTSRMKHRTELVAALSPIISRSTTAKWCEKLEEAGLPVGPVLSVPEMLAHPQTLARDMVVETNHRRIGKVPALGFPLRFSQTKGEVTRSAPVLGEHTREVLAEYDYTANDIEKLIEEGAVGVA from the coding sequence GGGTGCGGATGTCATCAAGGTCGAGAAGTTTCCTGGCGGCGACGATACGCGCCGCTTCGGCATTCCTGACATCCGCGGCGAATCCTCCGCGTTCATCGTCATGAACCGAAACAAGCGGGGCATAGCGGTCGATCTCAAGCAACCGGCCGGTAAGGATGTGTTGCGCCGCTTGTTGGCCACGGCAGACGTGGTCACCGAGAACTACCGCAAGGGGACGATGGAAAAACTGGGCCTCGGCTACGATGGGCTCGCGAAGGTGAATCCGGGACTCATCTACTGCGAGATTTCCGGTTACGGGCGCACCGGACCCTACTCCGACAAACCAGGCTTCGATCTGATCGCGCAAGGGATGTCGGGGCTTATGAGCATCACTGGGGAGCCGGGCCAGCCGCCCATCAAGTGCGGCGGACCAGTGACGGACGTGGGCGCCGGCGTGCTCGCGGCTCTGGGAATCGTCTCTGCCTACATCCATCGCCTGAAAACTGGCCAGGGCCAGCGAGTGGATACCTCGCTTTTCGAGGCGGGCATCATTCAGACCTACTGGCAGGCGGCCTACTTCTTCGCCACGGGAACGGCAGCCCCCGCCATGGGCTCGGGCAATCTCACCAGTGCCCCGTATCAGGCCTTTCAGACGAGCGACGGGTGGGTCAACGTCGGCGCAGCGAACCAGGCCAATTGGGAGCGACTGATTGCCGTGCTGAATACGCCAGAACTTGGCGCCGATCCGCGCTTCGCCAGCAACACCAGCCGAATGAAGCACCGCACCGAGCTGGTGGCGGCACTCAGCCCGATCATTAGCCGGTCCACCACCGCCAAGTGGTGCGAAAAGCTCGAAGAGGCGGGCCTGCCGGTCGGACCGGTCCTGAGCGTACCGGAGATGCTCGCTCATCCCCAGACCCTTGCGCGCGACATGGTCGTTGAAACCAATCATCGACGCATCGGCAAGGTGCCCGCACTCGGGTTTCCGCTCCGGTTCTCGCAAACGAAGGGCGAAGTCACCCGCAGCGCGCCGGTGCTGGGGGAGCACACACGGGAAGTGCTCGCGGAGTACGATTACACGGCAAACGACATTGAAAAACTGATCGAAGAAGGTGCCGTGGGCGTAGCTTAG